In Salarias fasciatus chromosome 20, fSalaFa1.1, whole genome shotgun sequence, a single window of DNA contains:
- the LOC115408465 gene encoding microtubule-associated protein RP/EB family member 1 — translation MAVNVYSTSVTSENLSRQDMLMWINESLQIPLTKIEMLCSGAVYCQFMDMLFPNSVPLKKVKFGAKLEHEYIHNFKLLQVAFKKFGVDKIIPVDKLVKGKFQDNFEFVQWFKKFFDANYNGSDYDPVAARQGQDAMPMPAATSALNKGAKKTLSQAAPRPPVAKVAPKVAPISARRAGSGAAGEERVELLNELEALKSTILDIEKERDFYFGKLRNIELICQEKEDEGDATLQRIAEILYATGEGFVIPDAEEQDEF, via the exons ATGGCTGTGAACGTGTACTCCACCTCTGTGACCAGCGAGAACCTGAGCCGTCAGGACATGCTGATGTGGATCAACGAGTCCCTCCAGATCCCGCTCACCAAGATAGAGATGCTGTGTTCAG GCGCCGTCTACTGCCAGTTCATGGACATGCTGTTCCCGAACTCCGTGCCTCTGAAGAAAGTCAAGTTCGGCGCCAAGCTGGAGCACGAGTACATCCACAACTTCAAGCTCCTGCAGGTGGCCTTCAAGAAGTTCGGCGTCGACAAA ATCATCCCAGTAGACAAACTGGTGAAGGGAAAGTTTCAGGACAACTTCGAGTTCGTCCAGTGGTTCAAGAAGTTCTTCGACGCCAACTACAACGGGTCGGACTACGACCCGGTGGCGGCGCGGCAGGGCCAGGACGCCATGCCGATGCCCGCCGCCACGTCGGCCCTCAACAAGGGCGCCAAGAAGACCCTCAgccaag ccgCTCCCAGACCGCCCGTCGCCAAGGTGGCGCCCAAGGTGGCGCCGATCAGCGCCAGGAGGGCGGGGTCGGGCGCCGCCGGCGAGGAGAGGGTGGAGCTCCTGAATGAG CTGGAGGCGCTGAAGTCCACCATCCTGGACATCGAGAAGGAGCGAGACTTCTACTTCGGAAAGCTGCGGAACATCGAGCTGATCTGCCAGGAGAAGGAGGACGAGGGCGACGCCACGCTGCAGAGGATCGCCGAGATCCTGTACGCCACCGGG GAGGGTTTCGTCATTCCGGACGCTGAAGAGCAGGACGAGTTTTAA